One stretch of Methylopila sp. 73B DNA includes these proteins:
- the putA gene encoding bifunctional proline dehydrogenase/L-glutamate gamma-semialdehyde dehydrogenase PutA — protein sequence MAGTITTETPAGAEGDARPFAAFTSGPWPLTPLRAAVNRNVNLPETRCLPALLAAAASPAPQAAAAQRLARTLVEALRAKGPGGGVAGLVQEYDLSSPEGVALMCLAEALLRTPDAATRDALIRDKIAPGDWRAHLGHSPSLFVNAATWGLVVTGGLAAPSTAEGLGSALTRLVARGGEPLIRKGVDLAMRMMGERYVTGETIERALSNSRRMEANGFRYSFDMLGEAAMTAADADRYFADYRGAIDAIGAAAKGRGVYDGPGVSIKLSALHPRYARSQRDRVLSELLPRVQELAVRARGFDVGLNIDAEEADRLDLSLDVLEALARDPALQGWDGLGFVVQAYQKRAPFVLDLIIDLARRTGRRLMVRLVKGAYWDSEIKRAQVDGLDDFPVFTRKVHTDVSYLACAAKLLEARDAVFPQFATHNAQTVAAIHAMAGPKFRVGDYEFQCLHGMGEPLYEEVVGPDKLGRPCRIYAPVGAHETLLAYLVRRLLENGANSSFVHQVADPETPVDALIADPVAEAQRLSPLGAPHPAIRRPRALTPDRLNSAGLDLADERVLAELSNSLSAGAGHRWRTAPLLAGGEAEGIGVPVTNPADRRDVVGHVVEAGPDVVAEALAQAEGGAAAWDETPGSERAARLVRAAEMLESRRDALIGLLIREAGKTAANAVSEIREAADFLRYYAGQAEAFDPATHVPLGPVACISPWNFPLAIFLGQVAAALAAGNVVLAKPAEETPLVAAEAVRILRQAGVPAAAVQLLPGRGEVGAALVGDPRVRGVLFTGSTAVATSIAKTLAERLNPDGSPVPLVAETGGQNALVADSSALLEQLTADVLASAFDSAGQRCSALRLLCLQEEIADRALAMLKGAMAELRVGPPDRLATDVGPVISAEARERIEAHVAEMRAAGRPVHRLALPEVCAPGDFVAPTLIEIENVGELTNEVFGPVLHVIRFAPGDLKRTIEAVNATGYALTFGVHTRIDERAADAAALSAAGNVYVNRNIIGAVVGVQPFGGHGLSGTGPKAGGPLILRRLLAACPAETSLPQGAPDPAAVAYATWLRASGWDDAAAEVEDAIARSPRGVEIELPGPVGERNVYSLKGRGGVICAGLHPSAELVQIGVALAAGARAVLRESLPSGLPGTLGARIVGGASLDAVFAALFDGGPDELAELNRSLSQRPGPIVQVHVPRLDSTTGRRAYPIEFLVAERSLSVNTAAAGGNASLMALE from the coding sequence ATGGCCGGGACCATCACGACCGAGACGCCGGCCGGCGCGGAAGGCGACGCGCGGCCCTTCGCGGCGTTCACCTCAGGACCGTGGCCGTTAACCCCGCTGCGCGCCGCGGTTAACCGGAATGTTAACCTTCCAGAAACCCGCTGTTTACCCGCGTTGCTCGCCGCGGCCGCATCGCCCGCGCCGCAGGCGGCCGCCGCGCAGCGCCTCGCGCGGACGCTGGTGGAGGCGCTGCGGGCCAAGGGGCCCGGCGGCGGCGTGGCCGGTCTCGTGCAGGAGTACGACCTGTCGAGCCCCGAAGGCGTCGCCCTGATGTGCCTCGCCGAGGCGCTGCTGCGCACTCCCGACGCCGCAACCCGCGACGCGCTGATCCGCGACAAGATCGCTCCGGGCGACTGGCGCGCCCACCTCGGCCACAGCCCCTCGCTGTTCGTGAACGCGGCGACCTGGGGGCTGGTGGTCACCGGTGGGCTCGCGGCGCCTTCGACCGCGGAGGGTCTGGGCTCCGCGCTGACGCGGCTCGTCGCGCGCGGCGGAGAGCCCCTGATCCGGAAGGGCGTCGACCTCGCGATGCGGATGATGGGCGAGCGCTACGTCACCGGCGAGACCATCGAGCGGGCGCTCTCCAACAGCCGCCGCATGGAGGCTAACGGATTCCGCTACTCCTTCGACATGTTGGGCGAGGCGGCGATGACGGCGGCGGACGCCGACCGCTACTTCGCGGACTATCGCGGCGCGATCGACGCGATCGGCGCCGCCGCCAAGGGGCGCGGCGTCTACGACGGCCCCGGCGTGTCGATCAAGCTCTCCGCGCTGCACCCGCGCTACGCCCGCAGCCAGCGGGACCGCGTGCTGTCGGAACTTCTCCCGCGCGTTCAGGAGCTTGCGGTCCGCGCCCGCGGCTTCGACGTCGGCCTCAACATCGACGCCGAGGAGGCGGACCGGCTCGACCTGTCGCTCGACGTGCTGGAGGCGCTCGCCCGAGACCCCGCGCTTCAGGGCTGGGACGGTCTCGGCTTCGTCGTCCAGGCCTACCAGAAGCGCGCGCCGTTCGTGCTCGACCTCATCATCGATCTCGCCCGCCGCACGGGGCGGCGGTTGATGGTGCGGCTAGTGAAGGGCGCCTACTGGGACAGCGAGATCAAGCGCGCCCAGGTCGACGGCCTCGACGACTTTCCCGTCTTCACCCGCAAGGTTCACACCGACGTCTCCTACCTCGCCTGCGCCGCCAAGTTGCTCGAGGCGAGGGACGCGGTGTTCCCGCAGTTCGCCACCCACAACGCCCAGACGGTCGCCGCCATCCACGCCATGGCCGGGCCGAAGTTCCGCGTCGGCGACTACGAGTTCCAGTGCCTGCACGGCATGGGCGAGCCGCTCTACGAGGAGGTGGTGGGCCCCGACAAGCTCGGCCGCCCCTGCCGGATCTACGCCCCCGTCGGCGCCCACGAGACGCTGCTCGCCTATCTCGTCCGCCGCCTGCTGGAGAACGGCGCGAACTCCTCCTTCGTGCATCAGGTGGCCGATCCGGAGACGCCCGTCGATGCGCTGATCGCCGATCCGGTCGCGGAGGCGCAGCGCCTCTCGCCGCTCGGCGCGCCGCATCCGGCGATCCGACGGCCCCGGGCGCTCACTCCCGACCGCCTGAACAGCGCCGGGCTGGATCTGGCGGACGAACGCGTCCTGGCCGAGCTCTCGAACTCCCTCAGCGCCGGCGCCGGCCATCGCTGGCGCACGGCGCCGCTGCTTGCAGGCGGCGAGGCCGAGGGAATCGGCGTTCCCGTGACCAACCCGGCCGACCGGCGCGACGTCGTCGGCCATGTGGTCGAGGCCGGCCCGGACGTCGTCGCCGAAGCCCTCGCCCAGGCGGAGGGCGGCGCCGCCGCGTGGGACGAGACTCCCGGCTCGGAGCGCGCGGCGCGTCTCGTCCGCGCGGCGGAGATGCTGGAAAGCCGGCGCGACGCGCTGATCGGCCTGCTCATCCGCGAGGCCGGGAAGACGGCGGCGAACGCGGTCTCGGAGATCCGCGAGGCGGCGGACTTCCTGCGCTACTACGCAGGGCAGGCGGAGGCGTTCGATCCGGCGACCCATGTCCCGCTTGGCCCTGTCGCCTGCATCAGCCCGTGGAACTTTCCTCTCGCGATTTTCCTCGGGCAGGTCGCTGCCGCCCTCGCCGCCGGAAACGTGGTGCTGGCGAAGCCGGCCGAAGAGACGCCGCTGGTGGCCGCCGAGGCGGTTCGCATCCTGCGGCAGGCGGGCGTCCCCGCCGCCGCGGTGCAGCTTCTGCCGGGCCGGGGCGAGGTCGGCGCGGCGCTCGTCGGCGACCCGCGGGTGCGCGGCGTGCTGTTCACCGGCTCGACCGCGGTCGCGACATCGATCGCCAAGACGCTGGCCGAGCGGCTCAACCCGGACGGATCGCCGGTCCCCTTGGTCGCCGAGACCGGTGGCCAGAACGCGCTGGTCGCGGATTCCTCCGCCCTGCTGGAGCAGCTCACCGCCGACGTGCTCGCCTCCGCCTTCGACAGCGCCGGCCAGCGCTGCTCGGCGCTGCGCCTGCTGTGCCTGCAGGAGGAGATCGCCGACCGCGCGCTCGCCATGCTGAAGGGCGCCATGGCGGAGCTGCGGGTCGGTCCGCCCGACCGGCTCGCGACCGACGTCGGACCGGTGATCTCGGCGGAGGCGCGGGAGCGGATCGAGGCCCATGTGGCGGAGATGCGCGCGGCGGGGCGGCCGGTCCACCGGCTCGCGTTGCCGGAGGTCTGCGCCCCCGGAGACTTCGTCGCGCCGACGCTGATCGAAATCGAAAACGTCGGAGAGTTGACGAATGAGGTGTTCGGCCCCGTCCTGCACGTCATCCGCTTCGCGCCGGGCGACCTCAAGCGAACGATCGAGGCCGTGAACGCCACCGGCTACGCGCTCACCTTCGGCGTCCACACGCGGATCGACGAACGGGCGGCGGACGCGGCGGCCTTGAGCGCCGCCGGCAACGTCTACGTCAACCGCAACATCATCGGCGCCGTCGTCGGGGTGCAGCCCTTCGGCGGACACGGGCTTTCGGGCACGGGGCCGAAAGCCGGCGGCCCCCTCATCCTGCGGCGCCTTCTTGCGGCCTGCCCCGCGGAAACGAGCCTGCCGCAGGGCGCGCCGGACCCCGCCGCCGTCGCCTATGCAACGTGGCTGCGCGCCTCGGGCTGGGATGACGCCGCGGCCGAGGTGGAGGACGCGATCGCACGGAGCCCCCGCGGGGTGGAGATCGAGCTTCCCGGTCCGGTCGGCGAGCGGAACGTCTACAGCTTGAAGGGCCGCGGCGGTGTGATCTGCGCCGGGCTCCACCCGAGCGCCGAGCTCGTCCAGATCGGCGTGGCGCTGGCCGCCGGCGCCCGCGCGGTCTTGCGGGAGTCACTTCCGTCTGGTTTGCCCGGCACGCTCGGGGCGCGCATCGTGGGCGGAGCCAGTCTCGACGCCGTCTTCGCCGCCCTGTTCGACGGCGGCCCGGACGAGCTTGCGGAGCTGAACCGGTCGCTCTCGCAGCGTCCGGGTCCGATCGTCCAGGTCCACGTTCCCCGGCTCGACTCGACCACCGGCCGCCGGGCCTACCCCATCGAATTTCTCGTCGCCGAGCGCAGCCTCAGCGTCAACACCGCGGCGGCCGGCGGCAACGCCAGCCTGATGGCGCTGGAGTGA
- a CDS encoding dihydrodipicolinate synthase family protein, giving the protein MRLTSSAAGLFPIAPTPFTADGAIDHGSVETLIAAYLAAGATGVTVLGIMGEAPKLEPDEALDLTSRFIDGMPGLPVIVGVSAPGFAAMRSLARAVMDRGAAGVMIAPPPSLRTDDQIVGYYAQAVEAVGADVPFVIQDYPLTLTVQMTPMVIRRIVEDNPSCVMLKHEDWPGLEKISTLRGFQAEGSMRPISILTGNGGLFLDFEMERGADGAMTGYAFPEMLADVVRLQGEGRRDAAHDLFDAHLPLLRYEQQQGVGLAVRKYVMMRRGFIASDAQRKPGAALSAKAKAEVDYLLARLAAKDPRAAV; this is encoded by the coding sequence ATGCGCCTCACGTCCTCCGCCGCCGGCCTCTTCCCGATCGCGCCGACGCCCTTCACGGCCGACGGAGCGATCGACCACGGCTCGGTGGAGACGCTGATCGCGGCCTACCTCGCAGCGGGGGCGACCGGCGTCACGGTGCTCGGCATCATGGGCGAAGCGCCGAAGCTCGAGCCGGACGAGGCGCTCGACCTCACCAGCCGGTTCATCGACGGCATGCCGGGCCTGCCCGTGATCGTCGGGGTGTCGGCCCCCGGCTTCGCCGCCATGCGCTCGCTCGCCCGCGCGGTGATGGACCGCGGCGCGGCCGGCGTGATGATCGCGCCGCCGCCGTCGCTCCGCACCGACGACCAGATCGTCGGCTACTACGCCCAGGCGGTGGAGGCGGTCGGCGCCGACGTCCCCTTCGTCATCCAGGACTATCCCCTGACCCTGACGGTGCAGATGACGCCGATGGTCATCCGCCGCATCGTCGAGGACAATCCCTCCTGCGTGATGCTGAAGCACGAGGACTGGCCGGGCCTCGAGAAGATCTCGACCCTGCGCGGCTTCCAGGCCGAGGGCTCGATGCGGCCGATCTCGATCCTCACCGGCAACGGCGGCCTGTTCCTCGATTTCGAGATGGAGCGCGGCGCCGACGGCGCGATGACCGGCTACGCCTTCCCCGAGATGCTGGCCGACGTCGTGCGCCTGCAAGGCGAGGGACGCCGGGACGCGGCGCACGACCTGTTCGACGCCCACCTGCCGCTGCTGCGCTACGAGCAGCAGCAGGGCGTGGGCCTGGCCGTGCGGAAGTACGTGATGATGCGGCGCGGCTTCATCGCCTCCGACGCCCAGCGCAAGCCGGGCGCGGCGCTCTCCGCCAAGGCGAAGGCGGAGGTGGACTATCTCCTGGCCCGCCTCGCCGCGAAGGACCCGCGCGCCGCGGTCTGA
- a CDS encoding DEAD/DEAH box helicase, with the protein MPFAASPLAQALAERGYVDLTPVQHAVLADAVRGRDLLVSAQTGSGKTVAYGLALGDTLLDDAGAISAAGAPVALVVAPTRELALQVERELRWLYAKTGARVVACVGGMDPRAERKRLEMGCHIVVGTPGRLLDHIQRRALVLDGLKAVVLDEADEMLDLGFREDLEAILESAPADRRTLLFSATIPSDIVAIARRFQRDAARVETAGPERGHADIEHRAVRVLPREIGAAVVNLLRQADAPAAIVFCATREAVRRLHATLSERGFPAVLMSGELSQNERNRALQELRDGRARVCVATDVAARGIDLPSITLVIHADLPHDAEVFQHRSGRTGRAGRKGVSVLLVPPSRRRKAETMMVDAGVVPTWSAAPTAEEIHALDQKRLLADPALTEQPTPEDIALAHMLMAHKSQEEIAVALARLHRARLPAPEDVTDPGERQAPRERVRDNGRPAYDPVRSDREPAAERRGPFGEGVWFRLAVGRRQNADPKWLLPLICRRGGVTREDIGAIRIFDAETKVEIAVGAAESFAASALGAEKNDVAITRAQLSGPRPDVETPREPRPAKPYGHAPKHAAPRPRGASDHPRGPSDHRRAEAPTGAGKPQKRFAKGNRAGAPGGHGLR; encoded by the coding sequence ATGCCGTTCGCCGCCTCCCCGCTCGCGCAGGCTCTTGCCGAGCGCGGCTATGTCGACCTCACCCCCGTGCAGCACGCGGTGCTGGCCGACGCGGTGCGCGGTCGCGATCTTCTGGTTTCGGCGCAGACGGGTTCGGGCAAGACGGTGGCCTACGGCCTCGCGCTGGGCGACACGCTGCTGGATGACGCGGGCGCCATCAGCGCCGCGGGCGCGCCGGTCGCCCTGGTCGTCGCCCCCACCCGCGAACTCGCCCTGCAGGTCGAGCGCGAGCTGCGCTGGCTCTACGCCAAGACCGGCGCCCGCGTCGTCGCCTGCGTCGGCGGCATGGACCCGCGCGCCGAGCGCAAGCGTCTCGAGATGGGCTGCCACATCGTCGTCGGCACTCCCGGCCGCCTGCTCGACCACATCCAGCGCCGCGCGCTGGTGCTCGACGGTCTGAAGGCGGTCGTGCTCGACGAGGCCGACGAGATGCTCGACCTCGGCTTCCGCGAGGACCTCGAGGCGATCCTCGAGTCGGCGCCGGCCGACCGCCGCACGCTGCTGTTCTCGGCGACGATCCCCTCCGACATCGTGGCGATCGCCCGCCGCTTCCAGCGCGACGCCGCCCGGGTCGAGACCGCGGGTCCCGAACGCGGCCACGCCGACATCGAGCACCGCGCCGTGCGCGTGCTGCCGCGCGAGATCGGCGCTGCCGTCGTCAACCTGCTGCGCCAGGCCGACGCGCCCGCCGCGATCGTGTTCTGCGCCACCCGCGAGGCGGTGCGCCGCCTGCACGCCACGCTGTCCGAGCGGGGCTTCCCCGCCGTGCTGATGTCGGGCGAGCTCAGCCAGAACGAGCGCAACCGCGCCCTGCAGGAGCTGCGCGACGGCCGCGCCCGCGTCTGCGTCGCGACCGACGTCGCCGCCCGCGGCATCGACCTGCCCAGCATCACGCTCGTGATCCACGCCGACCTGCCGCACGACGCCGAAGTGTTCCAGCACCGCTCCGGCCGCACCGGCCGCGCGGGCCGCAAGGGCGTCAGCGTCCTGCTGGTGCCGCCGTCGCGCCGCCGCAAGGCCGAGACCATGATGGTCGACGCCGGCGTGGTCCCGACCTGGAGCGCGGCGCCCACCGCCGAGGAGATTCACGCCCTCGACCAGAAGCGCCTGCTCGCCGACCCGGCGCTGACCGAGCAGCCGACCCCCGAGGACATCGCCCTCGCGCACATGCTGATGGCGCACAAGTCGCAGGAGGAGATCGCAGTGGCGCTCGCCCGCCTGCACCGCGCCCGCCTGCCCGCCCCCGAGGACGTCACCGATCCCGGCGAGCGCCAGGCGCCGCGCGAGCGCGTGCGCGACAACGGCCGGCCGGCCTACGATCCCGTGCGCTCCGACCGCGAGCCGGCGGCCGAGCGTCGCGGCCCGTTCGGCGAAGGCGTGTGGTTCCGGCTCGCGGTCGGCCGTCGCCAGAACGCCGATCCGAAGTGGCTGCTGCCGCTGATCTGCCGCCGCGGCGGCGTGACCCGCGAGGACATCGGGGCGATCCGCATCTTCGACGCCGAGACCAAGGTCGAGATCGCGGTCGGCGCCGCCGAGAGCTTCGCGGCCTCGGCCCTTGGGGCCGAGAAGAACGACGTGGCGATCACGCGCGCTCAGCTGTCAGGCCCCCGCCCCGACGTCGAGACCCCGCGCGAGCCGCGCCCGGCGAAGCCCTACGGGCATGCGCCGAAGCACGCCGCGCCGCGCCCCCGCGGCGCCTCCGACCATCCGCGCGGGCCCTCCGACCACCGTCGCGCCGAGGCGCCGACCGGCGCCGGCAAGCCGCAGAAGCGCTTCGCGAAGGGCAACCGCGCCGGCGCGCCGGGCGGCCACGGCCTGCGCTGA
- a CDS encoding ring-cleaving dioxygenase, whose product MTSALHHVTAVSGPAARNVRFYTDVLGLRLVKKTVNFDDPGAYHLYYGDDAGRPGSILTFFPWEHAAVGRVGVGETSRTAFRVPRASIGFWTQRFVEAAVSHEAPVVRFGETTLAFKDHDGLSLALVGVEGAENEPGWGGAKIPAGHAIRGFHGVTLLLRDAAPTAAILTNVFGQTEVGREGSVTRFDAGGEGYGRFVDLHAAGDFLPGRPGRGGVHHVAFRAADDVAQAEMARKLVTEHGLGVTEQKDRNYFRSIYFREPGGVLFEIATDAPGFAIDEPAETLGQALKLPPFLEALRPKIEERLPALA is encoded by the coding sequence ATGACCTCCGCCCTGCACCATGTGACCGCCGTGAGCGGTCCCGCCGCCCGCAACGTCCGGTTCTACACGGACGTGCTCGGCCTTCGCCTCGTCAAGAAGACCGTCAACTTCGACGATCCCGGCGCCTATCACCTGTACTACGGCGACGACGCCGGTCGTCCGGGCTCGATCCTCACCTTCTTCCCGTGGGAGCATGCGGCCGTCGGCCGGGTGGGCGTCGGCGAGACCTCGCGCACCGCCTTCCGCGTGCCGCGCGCCTCGATCGGCTTCTGGACCCAGCGCTTCGTCGAGGCCGCCGTCTCCCATGAGGCGCCGGTGGTCCGCTTCGGCGAAACCACCCTGGCGTTCAAGGATCACGACGGGCTCTCGCTTGCCCTCGTCGGCGTCGAAGGCGCCGAAAACGAGCCGGGCTGGGGCGGGGCGAAGATCCCGGCCGGGCACGCCATCCGCGGCTTCCACGGCGTGACGCTGCTGCTTCGGGACGCCGCGCCCACGGCCGCGATCCTGACCAACGTGTTCGGCCAGACGGAGGTCGGGCGCGAGGGAAGCGTCACCCGCTTCGACGCCGGCGGCGAGGGCTACGGCCGCTTCGTCGACCTGCACGCGGCGGGCGACTTCCTGCCCGGCCGCCCCGGTCGCGGCGGCGTCCACCATGTCGCCTTCCGGGCGGCGGACGACGTGGCGCAGGCCGAGATGGCCCGCAAGCTGGTGACCGAGCATGGCCTCGGCGTGACCGAGCAGAAGGACCGCAACTACTTCCGCTCGATCTACTTCCGGGAGCCGGGCGGCGTGCTGTTCGAGATCGCCACCGACGCGCCGGGCTTCGCGATCGACGAGCCGGCGGAGACGCTCGGCCAGGCGCTGAAGCTGCCGCCCTTCCTCGAGGCGCTGCGGCCGAAGATCGAAGAACGGCTCCCCGCGCTCGCGTGA
- a CDS encoding LysR family transcriptional regulator, producing the protein MTTLPDFEAWAIFARVAARGSFARAAEELALSKATVSKAVARLEARLATPLLHRTTRRLSLTEAGRAAADSAERILKAGEAAEAEAVAGSATPRGRVRLAVPMSFGIAHVAPLLPAFLAAHPQVSVDLHLADAQVDLIGEGFDVALRIAALADSRLRARRLCEVRRLVVGAPAYFARAGRPEHPRDLEAHACLGYAYLPGWDRWRFVDASGAEEAVNVSGPLRANNADALTASLRAGLGLAVQPEFIVYDDLASGRLEAALPGWSPPPIALHVVTPPGAFRPARVTALIEFLSRRLTAAPWAQAVAA; encoded by the coding sequence ATGACGACCCTGCCGGATTTCGAAGCCTGGGCGATCTTCGCCCGCGTCGCGGCCCGCGGCTCCTTCGCCCGCGCGGCCGAGGAGCTGGCGCTCTCCAAGGCCACGGTGTCGAAGGCCGTGGCGCGGCTGGAGGCGCGGCTCGCCACGCCCCTGCTCCACCGCACCACGCGCCGGCTGTCGCTGACGGAGGCCGGGCGGGCCGCCGCCGACAGCGCCGAGCGCATCCTGAAGGCGGGCGAGGCCGCGGAGGCCGAGGCGGTCGCCGGCTCCGCCACGCCGCGCGGGCGGGTGCGGCTCGCGGTCCCGATGTCGTTCGGGATCGCCCATGTCGCGCCGCTGCTGCCGGCGTTCCTCGCGGCGCACCCCCAGGTCTCCGTCGACCTTCACCTCGCCGACGCTCAGGTGGACCTGATCGGCGAGGGCTTCGACGTGGCGCTCCGGATCGCCGCGCTGGCGGATTCCCGGCTCAGGGCCCGGCGGCTGTGCGAGGTGCGACGGCTCGTCGTCGGCGCGCCGGCCTACTTCGCGCGGGCGGGGCGCCCGGAGCATCCGCGCGACCTCGAGGCCCACGCCTGCCTCGGCTACGCCTACCTGCCGGGGTGGGACCGCTGGCGGTTCGTCGACGCCTCCGGCGCGGAGGAGGCGGTAAATGTCTCCGGCCCCCTGCGCGCCAACAACGCCGACGCCCTGACCGCGAGCCTGCGCGCCGGCCTCGGCCTCGCGGTGCAGCCGGAGTTCATCGTCTACGACGACCTGGCGTCCGGCCGGCTGGAGGCCGCGCTGCCCGGCTGGTCGCCGCCGCCGATCGCCCTCCATGTGGTGACGCCGCCGGGCGCGTTCCGGCCGGCGCGGGTGACGGCCCTGATCGAGTTTCTGAGCCGCCGGCTGACGGCCGCGCCATGGGCGCAGGCGGTCGCCGCATGA
- a CDS encoding cation diffusion facilitator family transporter: protein MTDPHSHDHAAHDHASHDGGHQERSDSHAGHAHGPGGHTHAPASFGRAFALGIGLNTAFVAVEAFYGYASGSLALVADAAHNLFDVAGLIVAWIASVLSQRPPSARFSYGLRASSILAALFNALFLLFAVGFIVWEAADRFAEPRPVAGLTVTIVAAIGVAVNGGTALLFLSGRKGDINIKGAYLHMVADAAVSAAVIVAGLAVLATGWERIDPMVSLGVAVVILIGTWGLLRDSVTMSLDAAPPHVDPEQVRVFLAARPGVVEVHDLHIWAMSTTETALTAHLVMPGGHPGDAPMRTIAAELRERFQIAHPTIQIELEQGRCAFAPDHAV, encoded by the coding sequence ATGACCGATCCTCACTCCCACGACCACGCCGCCCACGACCACGCGTCTCATGACGGCGGTCACCAGGAGCGGTCCGACTCCCACGCCGGCCACGCCCATGGTCCCGGCGGCCACACCCATGCTCCGGCCTCCTTCGGCCGCGCCTTCGCGCTCGGGATCGGGCTCAACACCGCCTTCGTCGCGGTGGAGGCGTTCTACGGCTACGCCAGCGGCTCGCTCGCGCTGGTCGCGGACGCCGCGCACAACCTGTTCGACGTCGCGGGGCTGATCGTCGCCTGGATCGCGTCCGTGCTCTCGCAGAGGCCGCCGTCCGCGCGCTTCAGCTACGGGCTCCGGGCGAGCTCGATCCTCGCCGCGCTGTTCAACGCGCTGTTCCTGCTGTTCGCCGTCGGCTTCATCGTGTGGGAGGCGGCCGACCGCTTCGCCGAGCCCCGGCCGGTCGCGGGCCTCACCGTGACCATCGTCGCCGCGATCGGCGTCGCCGTGAACGGCGGCACGGCGCTGCTGTTCCTGTCGGGCCGCAAGGGCGACATCAACATCAAGGGCGCCTACCTCCACATGGTGGCCGACGCCGCGGTCTCCGCGGCCGTCATCGTCGCGGGCCTCGCGGTGCTGGCCACCGGCTGGGAGCGGATCGACCCCATGGTCAGCCTCGGGGTCGCCGTCGTGATCCTGATCGGGACCTGGGGCCTGCTGCGCGACAGCGTCACCATGTCGCTCGACGCCGCGCCCCCGCACGTCGACCCCGAGCAGGTGCGCGTCTTCCTCGCCGCCCGGCCGGGCGTCGTGGAGGTGCACGACCTCCACATCTGGGCCATGAGCACGACCGAGACGGCGCTGACGGCGCACCTCGTCATGCCCGGCGGGCACCCCGGCGACGCGCCGATGCGGACGATCGCCGCCGAGTTGCGCGAACGCTTCCAGATCGCCCATCCCACGATCCAGATCGAGCTCGAACAGGGCCGCTGCGCCTTCGCGCCTGATCACGCGGTGTGA
- the hydA gene encoding dihydropyrimidinase, translating to MLDLIIKGGVVATAADTFRADVGVRDGTIVALGLALGEAKDVIDASNKLVLPGGIDSHVHIAQPSGEGIVMADDFESATRSAAFGGNTAVMPFVLQERGTPLRTTLAAYHAKAEGQSYVDVSFHLIVSEPNAQTLGQDLPALIADGYTSFKVFMTYEGLALNDREMLEVMATARETGALVMVHAENYDAIRFLADRLERAGKTAPFFHGPSRPIPVEREATHRAISLAEIVDVPVVIVHVSNREAMEEISRARRRGLKVYGETCPQYLVLTEKDMDGLNMEGAKYVCSPPPRDEAHQQACWEGLQQGVFDVFSSDHCPFRYDDPAGKLNPKGRTSFRWVPNGIPGVETRLPILFSEGVGKGRITLQQFVALSATNHARMYGLTTKGSIAIGMDADIAIWDPKREVTIRQSVLHHGSDYTPYEGIAVKGWPVTTIVRGRPVVKDGELVGAKAHGRHVARERSAYATPRVK from the coding sequence ATGCTCGATCTCATCATCAAGGGCGGCGTGGTCGCGACGGCGGCGGACACGTTCCGCGCCGACGTCGGCGTGCGCGACGGAACGATTGTCGCGCTCGGGCTCGCGCTCGGCGAGGCGAAGGATGTGATCGACGCTTCGAACAAGCTCGTGCTGCCGGGCGGCATCGACAGCCACGTCCACATCGCCCAGCCGAGTGGCGAGGGCATCGTGATGGCCGACGACTTCGAGAGCGCGACCCGATCCGCGGCCTTCGGCGGCAACACCGCGGTGATGCCCTTCGTGCTGCAGGAGCGCGGCACGCCGCTGCGGACCACGCTCGCCGCCTACCACGCGAAGGCGGAAGGCCAGTCCTACGTCGACGTCAGCTTCCACCTGATCGTCTCGGAACCGAACGCGCAGACCCTGGGCCAGGACCTGCCGGCGCTGATCGCGGACGGCTACACCTCGTTCAAGGTTTTCATGACCTACGAGGGCCTCGCCCTGAACGACCGCGAGATGCTGGAGGTGATGGCGACCGCGCGCGAGACCGGCGCGCTCGTCATGGTCCACGCCGAGAACTACGACGCGATCCGCTTCCTCGCCGACCGGCTGGAGCGGGCGGGCAAGACCGCGCCGTTCTTCCACGGCCCCTCGCGGCCGATCCCTGTGGAGCGCGAAGCGACCCATCGCGCGATCAGCCTGGCCGAGATCGTGGACGTTCCGGTCGTCATCGTCCACGTCTCGAACCGCGAGGCGATGGAGGAGATTTCGCGGGCCCGCCGGCGCGGGCTGAAGGTCTATGGCGAGACCTGCCCGCAGTACTTGGTGCTGACCGAGAAGGACATGGACGGGCTCAACATGGAGGGCGCGAAATACGTCTGCAGCCCGCCGCCGCGCGACGAGGCGCACCAGCAGGCGTGCTGGGAGGGGCTGCAGCAGGGCGTGTTCGACGTGTTCTCCTCCGACCACTGCCCCTTCCGCTACGACGACCCCGCCGGCAAGCTGAACCCGAAGGGCCGCACCAGCTTCCGCTGGGTGCCGAACGGCATTCCGGGCGTCGAGACCCGGCTGCCGATCCTGTTCTCGGAGGGTGTGGGCAAGGGGCGCATCACGCTGCAGCAGTTTGTGGCGCTGTCGGCCACGAACCACGCTCGCATGTACGGCCTAACGACGAAGGGTTCGATCGCGATCGGCATGGACGCCGACATCGCGATCTGGGACCCGAAGCGCGAGGTCACGATCCGCCAGAGCGTGCTGCACCACGGCTCGGACTACACGCCCTACGAGGGGATCGCCGTGAAGGGCTGGCCGGTGACGACCATCGTCCGCGGACGCCCTGTGGTGAAGGACGGCGAGCTGGTTGGCGCGAAGGCGCATGGCCGTCACGTGGCCCGCGAGCGCTCGGCCTATGCGACGCCGCGCGTGAAGTGA